A stretch of Anaeromyxobacter dehalogenans 2CP-1 DNA encodes these proteins:
- a CDS encoding lmo0937 family membrane protein produces MLWTITVILLVLWAVGLVSGATVGWWVHLLLILAVITLILAVIRRGSAAV; encoded by the coding sequence ATGCTCTGGACGATCACAGTCATCCTGCTCGTGCTGTGGGCGGTGGGCCTGGTATCGGGCGCCACCGTCGGTTGGTGGGTGCACCTGCTGCTCATCCTCGCCGTGATCACGCTCATCCTGGCGGTGATCCGGCGCGGCTCCGCAGCGGTATAG